A stretch of DNA from Rathayibacter sp. VKM Ac-2762:
GGCCGATGGTGAGCGGCGGTGCGAGCTGCACGACGGGATCGCCTCGGTCGTCCGCCCGGCAGTACAGCCCCGCGTCGAAGAGCCCCTTCGAGAGGAATCCGCGCAGCAGCCGCTCCGACTCGTCCTCGTCGAACGTCTCCTTCGTCGCCTTGTCCTTCACCAGCTCGATGCCGAAGAAGTAGCCGTCGCCCCGGACGTCGCCGACGATCGGCAGGTCGAGCAGCTTCTCGAGCGTGGACCGGAAGACGGGCGAGTTCTCTCGCACGCGCTCGTTCAGGCCCTCCTCCTCGAAGATGTCGAGGTTCTCGAGCGCGACCGCGGCCGAGACGGGGTGGCCGCCGAAGGTGTAGCCGTGCGGGAAGACGACCTGACCGTGGCGGAAGGGCTCGTAGATCCGATCGCTGACGATCGTCGCGCCGATGGGGGAGTAGCCGCTGGTCATCCCCTTCGCGCAGGTGATCATGTCCGGCACGTAGCCGTACTCGTCGCAGGCGAACATGTGCCCGATACGGCCGAACGCGCAGATCACCTCATCGGACACCAGCAGCACGTCGTGCTTGTCGCAGATCTCGCGGACCCTCTGGAAGTACCCGGGAGGGGGCGGGAAGCAGCCGCCCGAGTTCTGCACGGGCTCCAGGAACACGGCGGCCACCGTGTCCGGCCCCTCGAACTCGATCATCTCCTCGATGCGGTTCGCAGCCCACAGGCCGAACGCCTCCAGGTCGTCGCCGTGCTCGGGAGCCCGGTAGAAGTTGGTGTTGGGGACGCGGAAGCCGCCCGGCACCAGCGGCTCGAACATCGACTTCATCCCGGGGATGCCCGTGATCGCGAGCGCTCCCTGGGGAGTGCCGTGATACGCGACCGAGCGCGAGACGACCTTGTGCTTGCCCGGCTTGCCCTGCAGCTTCCAGTAGTGCTTGGCGAGCTTGAACGCCGTCTCCACCGCCTCGCCGCCGCCGGTCGAGAAGAAGACCCGGTTCAGGTCGCCCGGCGCGTGGTCGGCGAGCCGGTCGGCCAGCTCGATCGCCGAGGGGGTCGCGTAGGACCACAGCGGGAAGAAGGAGAGCTCGGACGCCTGCTTCGCCGCGGCCTCCGCCAGTCGGCGCCGCCCGTGTCCCGCATTGACGACGAAGAGGCCGGACAGGCCGTCGAAGTACTTGCGCCCGGTGCTGTCCCAGATGTGGTGTCCCTCGCCGCGCGTGATGATCGGCACGCCTGCGCCGGAGTCCATCGTCGACTGACGGGTGAAGTGCATCCAGAGGTGGTCCTTCGCCTTCTTCTGCAGGGAGGCGTCGTCGATCCCCCCTTGCGCGTCGGTCCCGCGGACGGGATCGCCCGACTCGAGGCCGGAGGTCGAGAAGGCTGTCTCGGTGGTCATCTTTTACCGCGTTCCCCAGTTGTAGAACTGCTTGTGGAGCTTCAGATAGACGAAGGTCTCGGTCGAGAGCACGCCGGGAAGCGACCGGATCTCCTGGTTGAGCAGGGCGATCAGATCGTCGTCGTTCTCGCACACGACCTCGGCGAGGATGTCGAAGGAGCCGGCCGTCAGCACGACGTAGTCGACGGCGGGGATGGAGGCGAGCCGGTCCGCGACGTCGCGGGTGTCGCCGGTGACGCGCACACCGATCATCGCCTGGCGGTAGAAGCCGAGCTGCATCGGATCCGTCACGGCGACGATCTGCATGACGCCCGACTCCGTGAGCTTCTGCACCCGCTGCCGGACGGCCGCCTCGCTCAGGCCCACGGCCTTGCCGATCTCGGCGTACGAGCGCCGACCGTCGGCCTGCAGCTGCTCGATGATCGCCTTCGACACCTCGTCGAGCTGGACAGGACGCTGAGAGGGGGGGCGAGACGGGGCCATGTGGCGATTCTGGCAGTCCACGGGTGCCCGGGCAAGTGGATCCGCACGTCGGAGCTCGATCCGGCATCGGATCCGGTGGTCGGAGCGTGGTCCCGTCTGCGCGACGGACATCGGGCGACGGCGATCGCGGCCGGCTCGGCGGAGGGCCGTCAGCGACTACCATCGGGGGGCGGCCGGGCACCCCTGGAGCCGGCGGTCACGGGCCGACGGACCGGACGGCCGCGGGCCACGGGGATGCGAGGAGCAGCGATGACGCAGATCGGCCGCAGCCGCGCGTCCGTCACCGTCCCCGTCTCCGCCTGGAGCTCCGACGCACCCTCGGCCGAAGTCACCCTCGGGTGGGCCGCGCGCACCGAGACCGGCCATGTGCGCAGCGCGAACGAGGACAGCTACCTCGCCAAGAGCCCGCTCTTCGCTGTCGCCGACGGGATGGGCGGGCACGCGGCAGGAGAGGTCGCCAGCGACGCGGTCGTGTCGCGCCTGTCCACCGCGGCGCTCGGCGCGACCGTCGGAGCGGAGGAGATCGACCGGGCGCTTCGGGAGGCGGTCGGGGACATCGCCCGGCAGTCGCACACGGCCGACGTCGGCACCGGGACCACGGTCACCGGGATCGCGCTCACGGTGGTCGGGGGAGAGCCCTACTGGTCCGTCTTCAACATCGGCGACTCGCGCGTGTACCTGAGCGTCGCCGGGACCCTCGTGCAGCTCACCGTGGACCACTCCATCGTCCAGGAGCTGGTCGATGCGGGCCTGATCTCCCGCGACGAGGCCGACGTGCATCCGCACAGCAACGTGATCACCCGCGCGGTCGGCTTCCACGAGGCGCCCGTCCCCGACTACCGGCTCGTGCCCGTCCTCGCCGGATCGCGTCTGCTGATCTGCTCGGACGGACTCACGAAGGAGCTGACCGATGCCGGCGTCGGCCACCTGCTCAGCGGCACCGGCTCCGCTCAGGAGGCGGCCGACGCCCTGGTCGACGCCGCGCTGGACAACGGCGGGCGCGACAACGTCACCGTGATCGTCGTCGACGTCCTCGCGGTCACCGGCGACGAGGAGGCCGGCGCACCGGTCTGACGAGCAGCGCCCCGGCACGGGGCGGCCGCGGTCGTGGTGCCGCCGGACCGCCCGCACGCGCCGAACGGCCGTACGACGGTCCGGCGCCTGCCGGTTCGCGTCGGGTTCGGCCGGCTCGGGGCTCCCCGCGCCGGCGCTGGGTACGATGGTGAGCGGAAGGGCGTTCTCGGTGATCTGCAGCACGTGTGGCTCCAACCTCGCTCCCGGGGCGATCCTCTGCGGCGAGTGCGGTTCGTCGGTGGCGGCGCATGCCACGACGGGTGCGTCCCGCCCCTCGTCCTCCGGCGACACGACGGTCCTCGATCCGTCCCGCCGTGCCTGGCTGCCGGGCCTGGCCCCCGGCCGGCACCGGCGTCCCGCCCCAGGCGCTCCGATGGCGCCGCCCTCGCAGGGGCTCGTGCGCCTCAGCTTCGCGACCGGGCAGCACGCGATCGTGACCGGCAACGGCCTGATCGGACGCCAGCCGCTCCCGGACCCCAACGAGACGTTCCGGCACATCCTCGCGATCCCGGATCCGTCGCGATCCCTCTCCAAGACCCACCTCGAGTTCGGCTTCGACGAGGGCGGGCTCTGGGTCAGGGACCGCTGGTCGGCCAACGGGTCCGTGCTGGTCGCGCCGACCCAGGCGCCGCTCCCGCTCGAGGCCGGCCGCCGGTACCGCGCGAAGCTCGGCAGCCGGATCCTGCTCTCCTCCGTCGAGATGGCGGTCGAGCGCGTCGACGGGTCCGCCGGCGGCTCGGGACGCCCGCCCCTCACCCGCTGACGGCAGGGCCTCCGGGGACCGAATCGGCGGTCGACACGGCCTCCGGGTGCGGAATTCGTGACGATCATGTTTCCGGATGAGCGTTCTCCTCCGTTCTCCGTGACAGGTGGATGAGCGCTGTGCCAGTATTTCCCCACGTTCGGCCCCCGAGGCACGAGCCCCGACGCAGTCAGGAGCCCCCGCCATGACCCGTCCCCTCCCGAGGGATCCCGTCCTCCGCCGGGCCGTCGCCGCGGCACGCTCGCACGAGCGCGAGCGCCGGGCAGTCTTCTCGCGTCGGGCGGTCCTCGGCGGGATCGGCCTCGGAGCGGGTGCCCTCGCCCTGGCCGCCTGCGCCCCGCAGACCCGTGCCGCTCCGACCGCCGCCGCCGACGGATCGGCCGGCGACCCGCGCCTGGTGTGGGACAACTGGCCCGCCTACATGGACGAGGACGACGACGGGAACCACCCCACGCTCCAGGGCTTCGAGGAGCAGACGGGCATCGCGGTGACCTACAACGTCGCCGTCGACGACAACAACTCCTACTACGGCAAGGTGAAGGACCAGCTCGCGCTCGGGCAGTACATCGGCGCCGACACGGTCTGCCTGACGGAGTGGATGGTCTCGCGCCTGGTCCGCCGCGGCTACGTGCAGGAGCTCGACCACGCGAACATCCCGAACATCGCCAACCTCACGCCCTCGCTGGCGAACCCCGACTTCGATCCGGGCCGCCGGCTCTCCCTCCCGTACCAGGCGGGGTTCTCGGGCATCTGCTGGAACAGGGAGAAGCTGCCGAACGGCCTCTCGAGCATCGAGGAGCTGTGGGATCCGTCGCTCCGCGGCCGCGTCGGCGTGCTGAGCGAGATGCGCGACACGATCGGGCTCATCATGCTCGCTCAGGGGACGGACATCGCCGGCTCCTGGGGCGACGACGAGTACATGAACGCGATCGACGTCTTCCGCGAGCAGGTCGACGCCGGACAGATCCGCAACATCAAGGGGAACGCGTACCTCAACGACCTGCAGAACGAGGACACCCTCGCGGCGATCTGCTGGTCCGGCGACATCACCCTGATCAACGCCGAGGCCGGCGACAAGTGGGAGTTCGCCTTCCCCGACTCGGGCGGCGCACTCTGGAACGACACCTTCGTGGTCCCGATGGGCTCCGAGCGCAAGGCCAACGCCGAAGCCCTGATGAACTACTACTACGAGCCCGAGGTCGCCGCCGAGGTGGCCGCCTGGGTCAACTACATCACCCCTGTGGATGGAGCGAAGGACGTCATGGAGAGCATCGATCCGGAGCTGGCCGAGAACCAGCTGATCTTCCCCGACGAGGACACGCTCGCGCAGGCGCACGTGTTCCGGACCCTGACCGCCGCGGAGGAGAAGGAGTACCAGGCCGAGTTCCAGAAGGTGCTCCTGGGCATCTGATGGCGATCGGGACCTTCGCCGAGAGCGGCGCCGACCTCCAGCTGGTCGGGATCAGCAAGCAGTACCCGGGCTTCACGGCCATCGACTCCCTGGACCTCACCATCCCGGCGGGCTCCTTCTTCGCCCTGCTGGGCCCCTCGGGCTGCGGCAAGACGACGACGTTGCGCCTGGTCGCCGGGCTCGAGGAGCCCTCCGCCGGCCGGATCCTCATCGGCGGGCGGGACGTCACCGAGACGAAGACGTACCAGCGGCCCGTCAACACCGTGTTCCAGTCGTACGCGCTGTTCCCGCACATGTCGATCCTCGAGAACGTCGCCTTCGGCCTGAAGCGGCGGAGGATCGCCGACCCCGTCGGCAAGGCGCACGAGGCGCTCCGTCTGGTCGAGCTCGACCACCTCGCCCAGCGCCGCCCCGCGCAGCTCTCCGGTGGTCAGCAGCAGCGGGTCGCCCTCGCGCGCGCCCTCGTCAACCGGCCCGCCCTGCTCCTGCTCGACGAGCCGCTCGGCGCCCTCGACCTCAAGCTCCGCCGGCAGATGCAGCTGGAGCTCAAGTCGATCCAGGAGGAGGTGGGCCTCACCTTCCTCCACGTCACGCACGACCAGGAGGAGGCCATGACGATGGCCGACACCGTCGCGGTGATGAACAAGGGCAGGATCGAGCAGATGGGCGCGCCGGAGGAGCTCTACGAGCTCCCGCGCACCGCGTTCGTCGCGGACTTCCTCGGCCAGTCCAACCTCTTCACGGGTGAGGTGGTCGGCAGCACCGACCGCGCACTCACCGTCGACGCGGGCGGGCACCGGATCGTCGTGCCCGTCGCCCGCTGCGCCCGCACGAGCGGGGAGATCACGGTCGGCGTCCGCCCCGAGAAGCTCCTGCTGCTGACGCAGGAGCCGCCGGCGGACTCCGGCCGGAACGTGCTCGGGCCCGGCCGCGTGGTCGACGTCTCCTTCAGCGGGGTCAGCACCCAGTACACGATCCGGATGCCGGGCCTGGGCCCGGTGGTCGTCTTCGCGCAGAACATGGTCTTCGGGCCGGTCGTCGGCGAGGGAGCGGAGGTGTGGGTCGGCTTCAGCACCGAGCACGGCTTCGGACTCGCGGACGAACCGGGCTCGGTCCCGCGCTTCGAGGCGGACGACTCCACCAGCGCCATCGCCGTGCAGCGCCGGGGGCTCCTGGCCGGTCGCAGCGGGGGAGCGTAGGCATGGCCTTCGCCGCCTTCGCCACGGGGCAGGCGGATCCTCAGGACGCTCCGGTCCGCCGGCGGTCGACGATCGCGCTCGTCCTGCTGCTGCCGGGCATCGCCTACATGCTGCTGTTCTTCCTGGCGCCGCTGATCTCGCTCGTGCTCACGTCCTTCCAGGCCGAGGTGCCGGACGGGGACATCGGCGAGTACGCCCCCGGGTTCGCCTGGCAGAACTACCTCGTGGTGATGGGCGACTACTGGCCGCACGTGCTCCGCTCCTTCGGCTACGCGCTGATCGCGACGGTGCTCGCGCTGGTGATCAGCTACCCGCTGGCCTACTTCATCGGAGTGAAGGCGCGGCCCTGGCCGCTGCTGCAGAACCTGCTCCTCACGCTGGTGATCGCGCCCTTCTTCATCAGCTTCCTGCTCCGGACGCTGGCGTGGAAGCAGATCCTCGCGGACGAGAGCCCGCTCGTGCAGGCGCTCAAGGCCGTGGCGGTCCTGCCGAGCGACGGCCACCTCACGGGGACGCCGATCGCCGTGATCTTCGGCATCACCTACAACTTCATCCCGTTCATGACGCTGCCGCTGTACACGACGCTCGAGCGCCTCGACGTGCGCTTCCTGGAGGCAGGGTCGGATCTCTACGCGCACCCCGCCTCCGTGTTCTGGAGCGTGACCGTCCCCCTGTCGATGCCGGGCATCGTCTCGGGCACGCTGCTGACGTTCATCCCCGCGGCGGGCGACTACATCAACGCGAGCCGGGACTTCCTCGGCTCGTCGCAGACCTCGATGGTGGGCAACGCGATCGAGGCGAACTTCCTCACGCTCGAGAACTACCCGGCGGCCGCCGCGCTCTCGATCGTGCTGATGGCCGTGATCCTGGTCATCGTCGGCTTCTACGTGAAGCGCAGTGGAACGGAGGACCTCCTGTGACCTCGACGGCCGACCGTCCGCTCGCGAGCGCCCAGGAGGCGCTCGGCGCGCCGCCCCCCGCCCCGATCCGGGGCCGCCGCCGCTTCCGCGGCCTCGGGCTCGGCGTCTACACGGCGCTGGCGCTGCTCTTCCTGCTCATCCCGATCGGGTACACCTTCGTCTTCTCCTTCAACGACTCGGGGAAGAGCAACCTCGCCTGGCGCGGTTTCACCCTCGACAAGTGGGTGTCGGCCTGGACCAGTGAGGAGGTGATGACCGCCTTCGGGAACAGCCTGCTGGTCGGTGTGATCGCCACCGTGCTGGCCACTGCGCTCGGCACCATGATCGCCATCGCGCTCGTGCGGTTCCGCTTCCGGTTCCGGTCGGCGATCAGCCTGCTGCTGTTCCTCCCCATGGCGACTCCGGAGGTGGTGCTCGGAGCCGGCCTCGCCGCGCAGTTCCTCAGCGTGGGCGCCGAGAAGGGGCTGGTCACGATCGTGCTGGCGCACACGATGTTCTGCATCAGCTTCGTCGTGGTCACCGTGAAGGCGCGGGTGGCGAGCCTGGACCCGAAGCTGGAGGAGGCGGGACGCGACCTCTACGCGTCGCCGAACCAGGTCTTCTGGCGGATCACCTTCCCGCTGCTGCTGCCCGGCATCCTCGCCGCGGCGCTGCTCTCGTTCGCGCTGAGCTTCGACGACTTCATCATCACGAACTTCAACTCCGGATCGGTCACCACGTTCCCGAAGTACATCTACATCGCGGCGGCGCGCGGCATCCCGGCGGAGGCGAACGTCATCGCATCGGCGGTGTTCGTCCTCGCGATCCTCGTGGTGGTGATCACGCAGGTCTCCGCGGCGGCCCGGGCGAAGCGCCTCGCGCGCGAGCAGTAGCTCAGGGCGTGCCGGGACGTGCGGTCAGACGTAGGAGGCGCGGATCGCGCCGACCGGGCGCCCGCCGCCCGACACGACCGGGTTCAGCCGCACCAGCACGTCGTTCGCCGCGGTCCGGTCCACCGCGTCCGCCTCGACCAGGAGCTTCAGTGCGACCACGGTCGCGGCGCGGAGGCTCCCGTCGAGGATCTTCAGGGCGACGGTGGTGCCGTCGGGCGAGGCCATCACGAGCACGCCCTCGGCGCCGAGCTTGGCGACCAGGCCCAGGCGCTCGATAACGACGGTGTTGTCCCGGCCCGGGCCGTCGATCGCCCACGCGTTCTCGAGGATCGCGGCCGTGAGGACGCCGGCCTGGCGGTAGAGGCCGAACGGTGAGGCGGGGGAGGAGGACACGATCCGCGAGACGCCCTTCGCCAGCGCGGTCAGAGGAAGGGCGTGCACGGGAGCTCCGCAGCCGTCGATCCCCGAGGCCACGACGCGCTCGCCGGTGAGGCGCTCGATCGTGTCGACGATGTGCTGCTGCAGCGGGTGCGTCCGCTCGAGGTAGTCCTCGGTGCTCCAGCCGTTCTGCACGCAGGCCAGCAGCATCGCCGCGTGCTTGCCCGAGCAGTTCATGTAGAGCGGGTCCGGAGTGGCGCCCGCCCGCAGCAGCTGAGCGCGGGTCCCGGAGTCGCCGGGCCAGTCGGCCGGGCACTGCAGGGCGGTGTGGTCCAGGCCGGCGCGGAAGAGCAGGTTCTGCACCAGCGCCACGTGCTGGGGGATGCCGGCGTGGCTCGCGGTGGCGATGACCGCCTCCGCGCCGTTCAGCTCGACTCCGGCGGTCATCACCGCGAGGGCCTGGAACGGCTTGAGGCAGGAGCGGGGGAAGACGGGAGCCGTCGGGGTGCCGAGGCTGCGGGCGACGCGGCCCTCGGAGTCGAGGAGGACGGCGGAGCCGGCGTGGCGCGACTCGACGAACCCGGATCGCTCGACGACGGCCAGCTCGACGGACTCGGCGACGGTGAAGGTTCCTGCTGGCATCCCCCCATCCTGCCCGATGCGCCGACCGGTCCCGCGCTCCCGGAGACGCCGAAGGCCACCGGGGAGCGCCTCGGCGCCCGCGGTGGCCTTCGGAGGATCGCGCCTAGAGGGCGGCGAACGCGTCGGCGATGACCGACACGGCGTCGTCGAGCAGCTCGTCGGTGAGGGCGAGGCTCGGCAGGAAGCGGACCACGTTGCCGTAGGTGCCGGCGCTCAGCACGAGGACCCCGTGCTGGGCGGCGTAGTCGATGATCGCCTGGACCGCGACGGCGTTCGGCTCCTTCGTGGTGCCGGCGGTGCCGGGCTGCACGAGCTCCATCGCCATCATCGCGCCGATGCCGCGGACGTCGCCGATGATGTCGTAGCGCTCCTGCAGGCCTCGAAGCGCCGCGCCCAGGCGTGCGCCGATCCGGTCGGCCTCGGCGAGGAGGCCCTCGCGCTCGATGCGCTCGAAGACCGCGACGGCGGCGGCGGCGGCGACGGGGTTCCCGCCGAAGGTGCCGCCCAGTCCGCCGGCCTGCGCCGAGTCCATGATCTCGGCGCGGCCCGTCACGCCCGCGAGCGGCAGGCCGCCGGCGATGCCCTTGGCCGAGAGGACGAGGTCGGGGACGAGGCCGAGGTGCTCGCTGGCGAACCAGGCGCCGGTGCGGGCCATGCCCGACTGGATCTCGTCGGCGACGAAGACGATGCCGTTGGCCGTGCACCACTCCTGCAGTGCCGGGAGGAAGCCGTCGGCGGGGACCATGAAGCCGCCCTCGCCCTGGATGGGCTCGGCGACGAGGCAGGCCAGGGCGGACGCGCCGACGGTCTTCTCGAGGTACGAGATCGCGCGCTGGGCGGCCTCGGCTCCCGACAGGCCGTCGTGGTACGGGTACGAGCTCGGCGCACGGTGGACGTCGCTGGCGAAGGGTCCGAAGCCCAGGCCGTAGGGCAGCGCCTTGAAGTTCATGGCCATCGTGAGGTTCGTGCGTCCGTGGTACGCGTGATCGAGCACCGCGACGCCGGGGCGGCCGGTGTGCTTGCGCGCGATCTTGACGGCGTTCTCGACCGCCTCGGCACCGGAGTTGACCAGGACGGTCTTCTTGGCGAAGTCGCCGGGGGTGTGCTGGGCCAGCAGCTCCGCGACGCGGATGTAGGGCTCGTACGGAGTGACGGTGAAGAGGGTGTGCGTGAGGCGCGCGAGCTGCTCCGCGGCGGCCGCGACGACGGAGTCGTCGGTGTGCCCGATCGTCGTCACGCCGATGCCGGCGCCGAGGTCGATGAAGCTGTTGCCGTCGACGTCGACCAGGATCGCGCCGTGCGCGCGGTCGATGTAGACGGGGAGCGCGGTGCCGACGCCGGTGGGCACGACGGCGAGGCGGCGCTCGTGCAGGGCCCGGGATCGCGGCCCGGGGATCTCGGTCGCGACGCGCCGCTCCTGGGGGACTGCGGACGTGGGAACCTGGGGGGCGAGCGTGTCTGTCATGGTCCTCGGAGTCTACCCGCGGGGGTTCCGCGTCCAGAGGTCCAGACCGGCGCGACCGGCCTGATCCACCGCCGTCGAGGAGGAGCCCGATGAAGTCCGAGCACGAGTACGCGGTGTCCGTCGTCTGGGAGGGCGACCGGGGCACCGGCACGAGCGGCTACCGCGAGTACGGGCGCCAGCTGACCGTCACGGCGGAGGGCCCGGCGCCCATCCTCGCCTCGGCCGACACGCCCTTCCGGGGCGACGCCGACCGCTGGAACCCGGAGCAGCTGCTCCTCGCGGCGCTCGCGCAGTGCCACCTCCTCTCCTACCTGCACGTGGCGGTCAAGAACGGAGTCGTCGTCACCGGCTACACGGACGACGCGGTGGGCTCGATGCTGCAGGAGGGGGAGAGCGGCCGCTTCACCTCGGTGACCCTCCGGCCCCGCGTCACTGTCGCCGAGGAGTCGATGGTGGCGATCGCCCAGACGCTGCACGCCGAGGCCTCCCGGCTCTGCTTCATCGCCAACTCCGTGAACTTCCCCGTCGCCCACGAGCCGGAGGCGTCCGCGCGCTGAGGCTCAGCGGCGCTCGTGCGGGAGCGCCCGGCGGATGCGCTCGACCGTGGTCGTCGGCGGCGACTCGTTGTACGCACCGGCGAGCTCCTGCCCGGAGAGCGCGTGGACGGCCGCCATCACCTCGTCGGTGGCGTGGCGTCGGGCGCGGCCGGAGTCGGCGGAGCCGTGCCGCGAGAGGTCCAGCGGAGCCCCGAAGCGGACCGTGATCCGGTGCAGGCGCGGCACCCTCGTGCCCACCGGCTGGAGCTCCTGCGTGCCGATCATGCCGACGGGGACCACCGGCGCGCCCGTGGTGAGGGCGAGCCACGCCACTCCGGTGCGGCCCTTGTAGAGGCGCCCGTCGCGGGAGCGGGTGCCCTCGGGGTAGACGGCGAACGCCTCGTCCCGCTCGAGGATCGCCCGGCCGAGGTCCAGCGCCTCCTGAGCGGCCTGGCCGGCGCCGCGCTCGACCGCGACCGCTCCGACGCTCGTGAAGAAGGCGCGCGAGAGGGCGCCCCGCACGCCGGTCCCCGTGAAGTAGTCCGACTTGGCCAGGAACTGCACGGGCCGCGGGGCGAGCAGCGTCAGCACCGGGGAGTCGATGAACGAGAGGTGGTTGGCCGCCAGGATCACGCGTCCCTCGGCCGGGACGTTGTCGCGCCCCTCCACGATCGGCCGGTAGACCAGCCGGCCGACGCCGCCGATGGACAGGCGCGCCAGACGCGCGGAGAGGCCGATCCCCGGGGGAGTCGGCCTCTCGTGGTCGTCGTCGATCCGCATTCCGACGAAGCTACCGGGGCGTCCATGCCGCTCCGGTCATGCGGCGGATCAGCCGAACTGGGCGAGCGCCTCCTCGATGACCGTCGCGGCGTCGTCGATGAGCTCCTCGCTGATGACCACGCTCGGCATGATCCGCAGCACGCTGTCCCAGCTGCCCGCGTCGAGGACGATCACGCCGTTCGTGGTGGCGTGCTTCAGAATTGCGGTGAGCGCCTCCGGGTACTGCTTCTTCGTGCCCGGGTGGACGAGCTCGACGCCCCACATGGCGCCCTTGCCGCGGACCTCGCCCACGACCGCGAAGCGCTCGGCCCAGTCGCCGATCCGCGCCCGCAGCAGGCGCTCGACCCGCTGCGCCTCCTCCAGCAGGCCCTCGGACTCGATCGCCTCGAACGTCGCGAGCGCCGCGGCGGTGGAGACGGGGTTGCCGCCGAACGTGCCGCCGATGCCGCCGGGCTGCACGGCGTCCATGATCTCGGCGCGGCCGGTGACGGCGGCGAGCGGGAAGCCGCCGGCGATGCCCTTGGCCGTCGTGATGAGGTCCGGGACCACGCCGTGGTGCTCGATGGAGTACCAGGTGCCGGTGCGGGCGATGCCGGCCTGGATCTCGTCCGCGACGAAGACGATGCCGTTCTCGGTGCAGAACTCGGACAGGCGGCGGAAGTAGCCCGGCGCCGGGATGATGATGCCGCCGTCGCCCTGGATCGGCTCGACGAAGAGCGCGGCCAGCTCCTGCGCGCCGATGTGGGTGGTGATGTAGTCGATGGTGCGCTCGGCCGCCTCCTCGCCCGTCATGCCCTCGGGATCGCGGAACGGGTAGCTGATCGGGAGGCTGTAGATCTCGCCCGGG
This window harbors:
- the gabT gene encoding 4-aminobutyrate--2-oxoglutarate transaminase, with protein sequence MTDTLAPQVPTSAVPQERRVATEIPGPRSRALHERRLAVVPTGVGTALPVYIDRAHGAILVDVDGNSFIDLGAGIGVTTIGHTDDSVVAAAAEQLARLTHTLFTVTPYEPYIRVAELLAQHTPGDFAKKTVLVNSGAEAVENAVKIARKHTGRPGVAVLDHAYHGRTNLTMAMNFKALPYGLGFGPFASDVHRAPSSYPYHDGLSGAEAAQRAISYLEKTVGASALACLVAEPIQGEGGFMVPADGFLPALQEWCTANGIVFVADEIQSGMARTGAWFASEHLGLVPDLVLSAKGIAGGLPLAGVTGRAEIMDSAQAGGLGGTFGGNPVAAAAAVAVFERIEREGLLAEADRIGARLGAALRGLQERYDIIGDVRGIGAMMAMELVQPGTAGTTKEPNAVAVQAIIDYAAQHGVLVLSAGTYGNVVRFLPSLALTDELLDDAVSVIADAFAAL
- a CDS encoding OsmC family protein; its protein translation is MKSEHEYAVSVVWEGDRGTGTSGYREYGRQLTVTAEGPAPILASADTPFRGDADRWNPEQLLLAALAQCHLLSYLHVAVKNGVVVTGYTDDAVGSMLQEGESGRFTSVTLRPRVTVAEESMVAIAQTLHAEASRLCFIANSVNFPVAHEPEASAR
- a CDS encoding lysophospholipid acyltransferase family protein, whose product is MRIDDDHERPTPPGIGLSARLARLSIGGVGRLVYRPIVEGRDNVPAEGRVILAANHLSFIDSPVLTLLAPRPVQFLAKSDYFTGTGVRGALSRAFFTSVGAVAVERGAGQAAQEALDLGRAILERDEAFAVYPEGTRSRDGRLYKGRTGVAWLALTTGAPVVPVGMIGTQELQPVGTRVPRLHRITVRFGAPLDLSRHGSADSGRARRHATDEVMAAVHALSGQELAGAYNESPPTTTVERIRRALPHERR
- a CDS encoding aminotransferase class III-fold pyridoxal phosphate-dependent enzyme; translation: MREFSVPQSRELVTELPGPRSVALQERRVASVSRGAGTLANIYMDHASGAVLVDVDGNRLIDLGCGIGVTTIGHAHPAVAAAAAAQAEKLTHTLFTVTPYENYVRVAEKLAEITPGDFEKHSILVNSGAEAVENAVKIARKFTGRRAIATLDHAFHGRTNLTMAMTYRPWPERAGMGPFPGEIYSLPISYPFRDPEGMTGEEAAERTIDYITTHIGAQELAALFVEPIQGDGGIIIPAPGYFRRLSEFCTENGIVFVADEIQAGIARTGTWYSIEHHGVVPDLITTAKGIAGGFPLAAVTGRAEIMDAVQPGGIGGTFGGNPVSTAAALATFEAIESEGLLEEAQRVERLLRARIGDWAERFAVVGEVRGKGAMWGVELVHPGTKKQYPEALTAILKHATTNGVIVLDAGSWDSVLRIMPSVVISEELIDDAATVIEEALAQFG